From Rhododendron vialii isolate Sample 1 chromosome 7a, ASM3025357v1:
ATCTCCCGAACCCAAGAAAGGAGAGAAAGAAGGGGATGCTTATAGCCTGATGATTTAATTATTCCCTCACCgcagatttcaaaaacttttagTCAAGCTTCCTTGCCTTAAGCCCAAGGAAAGCTGTCCAATCGCTTCAATAACTCCTATGTCAATTTGGCCGAGATCTTGCTACCTTTCCCTCTCCTGCAGGTGTGGTGTAACGTCTCTGTTggatggttttgtttttgtttttttttttcaagtggtGTAACgtccaactttctgttggatggttttgtttttgttttttcgtgtACTTGTTCCCTCGATATATACTCTTtgagtttataaaaaaaaaaaaatattccgagcaaaaaaaaaaaaaaaacaataattgaGTGATGGGGAAGATGcatatgagtttttttttttctttggcaaaagaaattttattaatttctgtGAAGGATACAAAAATTAAAGGGACAAGGATAAGCAGAACCAATCCGAAACCCAAAGATAATACGTTGgctagaaaccaaaaaaaaaagaagaagacaaacaCTCCAAAAAAACAACCACACCAACGAAAAAAAACAGCCAACAGCACCAGCAAACAAATCACCTTGGCCGAACGAAAAGACAGCAACAACCACCTAAGACCATCAAAACCAAGAGAACACCGATAGCACAGACATCGAGATAAAAATCTGAAACACCAACCCATGCAGGATCCGCAGTATAGAAACCAAGACACCAAAACACAACCGCCAACCAACAACAAAGAAAGCAGGCAGCAGGAGCAGCAATGGGTGTTTGGCTTGTGAACATTGGGTTATTTCGTAAAAATTGCAAAGATAAGAGTAAATTATTACTGATATTCCAAATATGTGAGATTTTCCATTACATCTTTTCACGAATCACCAGTACATTCAATATTTTTGTGCAGGTGTATATCTTTTTTCCCcgaacttttattattttggaacGTCACGAGCTTAACCTCAAGCTTGATAGCTCGAAATTTCATGAGTTTAAGCTCAGGTTTGAAAGCTCGAGTTTGAGTTGCATATTTTACGAGCTAAGCCAAGCTTATCACGATTACGAAATTTCCCAAAGTTCTAAAGCTCATGCCAAGCTTGAACACGTGTAATAAGGAGTTGAGCCAAGCCTAAGGAATATTGCAGTTGGCTTGATTAGCACCCCTAGTTCCGGCGTGGACGGTCTGTCTTTGATCAGGCTGAAGAAAGAATTACTCGAGATGCACGAGCTGGCCAGACACCCTTGACCGTTGAAATAATAGCGGAGTAATTAATGGATTTACAATTTAGCTATTCGATTAAAGATATTtggtatttcttttatttttttcttatttttgttcgATTCATCTCATATTTTCCAGACGTCTATTAGTCTAAAAAATTATCACCagaaataaaaatttaataaaatgaaTAAAGTACCAAACAACTTGTATTTTTGTCTGTAGTATCGTCTTTCATGATTTTTTCgactttaattaatttattttatttctctcttcaacTTAATTTATAATTTCTCATTCCCATTCGAAACACACCAAATAACAATATTTGGTTTCTTCTATTAGAAACACAAGGCCTAGCGCAATACATGAAAAAGTtaaaagtgaatctcaaccgtCCAGTATtgtttcatgttttcttttcatATATCATATCTTTTCTATATATCCTATCTTTTCTGTAGAAACACTCTAAAAAAACCTAGTCCTTAGCTACCTTGGATCAAAAGAAAACCACGACCAATACGAATGAAAACAACCTTTGTTTCCTAGTCCATCTATGCTAAGGAGACAAATAGATGGTTTCCAAAATCCTATATATATAATTTCCTTATTTGAACAACTTGGGTTATAAGCTTCCTAGTGTATTATTTCAAACAATAACCAGATACACAGAACAAAACACGTACGTACATCAATTTGCAATAATGGACAAACTCCCTCTCGATATCTTCTTCGACATCCTCTCAAGAATCCCCGTAAAATCACTACTCCAATCGCGATCCGTCTCCAAACCCTGGCTCCACGTCATCGACCACCCATTCCTTGCCTCCATGCACGCATCGCGATGTTCAGCCGAAGAACCAAATACCCTACTGAAGATCCCTGACTGCGCCGCCCACAACCAGAAACCGTTGACTTTCCATGCTGTGAGAGAACACCGCCGGAGTCTAAGAGCGACCGAGAAGCCAATCGCGACGTTTTCGGACTGGAGTCGTTGCACGCCGATGGGTTCCTGTAACGGGTTGCTCTGCTTCGCATGCCACAAGGACAAACAATGTCTCGTCCTCTCCAATCCTCTTCGGAACGTATTTTTCGCGCTACCAAAGGCGACGATAAACAGTTCCGAAGAGGATTATTTGGTGAGCTGCGGCTTGGGTTTCGATGCGCGTACTAGTAGCTACAAAGTCGTTCGCATTCTTTGTTCGTTAGCGGGTCCGGACACATCGAGAGTCGAGGTACACAGAGTCGGAACAAGTTCATGGGAAGAGATAGCCGAAGTTCCTCCTTACCCGGTGCACGGGAAGGCGGTGTTCGCTCACGGAATTTTGCACTGGCTGGTTAGCCCTTTCGTCCAAGACTTCTTGGCATGCACCACGGATTCGATAGTTGCTTTCAACGTCGGGGAGGAGAAATTCCAATTAACCCCTCCTCACCCGACGTACCAATCCAGGAACACGACGCTGTTCCAGTTGCTTGATCTGAAGGGTGATCTGGGAATGGCTGATCTTTCTTCTCAAGAAAGGATTGATGTATGGGTGATGAAGGATTTAGAGTGGGTGAGAGAATACAGGATTGAGATGCACGCGCCGTGGGGGAGGGTTAACAATGGGCATGTTCAAGTGATTGGACTGTGGGGGGAGAAGAATGGGGAAATAATGATGAAGACTGATGAAGGGTTTTTCATTTACAGTGCAAAGACTGGGGGGTTGAGGTATGATCAGAGTTTGGGTCTGGAATCTGATTCAGTTCTGGTTTTTAGTCTCAGGGGGAGCTTAATTCATGATTTGACAACAAAATGTTTTTAAGACTTCGGTATTTACATTAAATTGGAAATAATTGATTTCCAATTATTATTGTTGGAATAGATTATGGGTTTGTATTTGgtgttttaagttttttttcttccctatATTGCCCTAGGTCAGTAATTTTAAGACaggaaattttataaaaacattGGGGTTCTATAgacaaaatgagaaaagaacACCTCCTCATTGGGTGATTCTCAAATTGtgttttcattgttttgttCTGAAGTAAGAAGCTAAACGAACCAAATAGTTTGAACTTGGCTCGAGCTTGACTTAACTTGACTTTTGATTCGTTCGAACTTGCTCAAACAAAGTATAAGCCAATCTCAATcactttttattgtttgtttatAAATTCATGTCAAGTCTAACGTTATGAATGCTTGACTTGATAAGCTCGTGAATATGGGATTATTTGTAAATATTGCAAAGATAGTGATAAAATCAATAAATGTTCCAAAAATTGTCAAATCTTTCCTTCCATTCACATCTTTGTACCAATCATAAGTAGGGATGCTAATCAAGCCAAACACACACGTTATTACACTTGTTCAAGCTTGGTATGAGTTTGAAAGTTTTTTTAAGACTAATTGTTCAAGCTTTACTTCCATTTGAAGTAATGTGATTGTGATAAGCTTGCCTTGGCTTGGCTTGTGAAATATGCAAGTTAATCTCGAGCTTTCAAACCTAGCTAAAATTGTTGAAATTTTGAGCTATCAAGTCTGAGCTTAAGCTTGTGACGTTCCAAAATGACAAAGGTTGGGTAAAAAAAGCTATACACCTGCATAGgttaaacgagccgagccgagttttgttGAGCTCAAGCTAGGCTTGTTTGCTTTAATGAGCCGAGTTTAAACATTTACTAAAaaagcctctttaatcgagctgaATCTCCTTTAACGAGCTGAGTTTTTGTCAACGAGTCATTGAGCTTTACTAAAGGGaaaacgagctgagccgagcGTTAACGAGTCAAGCCGAGTTTGCAAACTGCTCgataaaatattactccctccgtcccaatttaaatgtccctATGGGAATCCTTGTACAACCTGCCATGATTTTCTATGTTGATTAGCCATCTCATACATAACAATTCTCATAGTGAAGTTGGTTTCTGTCTTCCATCTCATTCATTGTTTCTACATGCATGCTTTTCGTCCATGTATATCCTTACTGCCAATTGCCAAACCAGTGAAAGCCACCAGAAAGGAAAGAAACAAGTGTTAACCCCAAGGATTTACTTAATGGTCAAGGCCTAAGATTTAAGGGCTTGCTCTCTTTTAAAATCTCAGGTTCGAAAGTTCTCAGGtattatcaactcttttgggatTAGGCCATATGGAGTATTGCTCCGGCTTTAATTAAGCTTCCCACTAGTGGGCGGTGAAATTGGACTcctaagttataaaaaaagaaaaagaaaaaaggaacaagCTTTGAACACTTTTAGTTCTTTCTAAGCATATAATCTTCTTCACGAATTTAGAAGGGAAATAAATGAAAGGCGTAACTATTTCTTGCAGAGACAACAAACCATTCTTATTTATCACTATGATGATCAGTAGAGCTATGCACACACAAAATCTCACTAGTAGAGGTGTATATCCCTATTGGATAGCCGAAATATAAATaagaaacggaggaaaaaagaatgaaaattttctggAAAATTAAAGGGGCATGAAACCAAGTGTCAACAAGATATTTACATTTATTTCGAGATCAAAAAAAGTAGCAGTCAAGAGTTCAAGTTGGTACAAGAGCTCGAATCTGGGTTTTGATCTTTCCCATGCACATTTGTATCTCCCTATAGATGGGAAGGTTTTGAGGGCAGCAAGGGTGCAAGCTCCTCACGGAAGAATCCAGTATCTGTGCAACGTTGGCTAGCGGATGTCGTTCAGTAAATGTCTGCATATTTCAAGAAAAGACATTGATATGAAAAACATTGAATAGGAATATAAATCTAATTTTGTCAGGTGGGAAAATTGAGAGAAGATGAAACAATTTCCAATACCGGGATGCAGTATGAGCCGTACTATGATTTTTCTCATGGAAGCGGACAGTTAATGCTTGTAAACATTTTGCAAATATATATCAGATACTGCAAGAGGAAAATACAGATGGTGGGGCATTCGCTGTGGACTAGTGTGGAACCTAATGTTGTTAAGTAGAAAGGTGAAGTTATAAGAGGGAAGGCAGACGTGTCAGCCTACGGcataaccctaaaccctaaacattGTAAAAGTGCAAGCTTGTTAGCAGATACTGTGCACCCACCAGAGAATGGGATTCGAGAAGTGGCATTGAAATTCATTTCAAGGCATGTGCTAAGAAAGAGGCAGTACCAGCCATAAAGAAAGGGAAGTGGTGACTATCGAATGAAACATAAAGCTAGAAGagccaaaaatgaaaaacaacaaatatgaGGGGTAACTGAAGAACAATGAGGGAAGCACAGATTGAGACGACATGGTTTGAGTTCAAAAAATTGTCGCTagccagaaaacaaaaaaaagagcataaa
This genomic window contains:
- the LOC131332930 gene encoding F-box protein At3g07870-like, giving the protein MDKLPLDIFFDILSRIPVKSLLQSRSVSKPWLHVIDHPFLASMHASRCSAEEPNTLLKIPDCAAHNQKPLTFHAVREHRRSLRATEKPIATFSDWSRCTPMGSCNGLLCFACHKDKQCLVLSNPLRNVFFALPKATINSSEEDYLVSCGLGFDARTSSYKVVRILCSLAGPDTSRVEVHRVGTSSWEEIAEVPPYPVHGKAVFAHGILHWLVSPFVQDFLACTTDSIVAFNVGEEKFQLTPPHPTYQSRNTTLFQLLDLKGDLGMADLSSQERIDVWVMKDLEWVREYRIEMHAPWGRVNNGHVQVIGLWGEKNGEIMMKTDEGFFIYSAKTGGLRYDQSLGLESDSVLVFSLRGSLIHDLTTKCF